From Mercenaria mercenaria strain notata chromosome 17, MADL_Memer_1, whole genome shotgun sequence, the proteins below share one genomic window:
- the LOC123537288 gene encoding uncharacterized protein LOC123537288: MYSELKGRSSYGMSLNRHAFSSDEEYNENGEFNKKQAHAKTYNASSREGDQESSGNWQSRAYVENFDGDDEIEDEFPEDVSSQKRDHKIACETFVYFSKSSDIYSQWYASKFTIDDQEFNCGQQFMTYRKAVLFEDLEIAGEVLKCTDPGRIREIGKKVKGFDLNTWKQNCIQIAKEGNRAKFSQNKKILEELIATHPKILVEASPSNKTWGIGLKETSPRAWDESTWKGKNYLGYVLTEVRDDILVERGTIDGRGRKMYTDKLSKDAANPNTRERRGTRGHKYDSNKHENYLYFESGIYSMSRRSDFWSDGQIFRSVQQYLMFKKAELFKDFEKAEEILTSVDPKFLQQKGREVKGFKEDVWKSHRLQIAKDGNMAKFSQNEDLRSQIILTHPKKFVMASPIGKIWGIGLAEQDPKSRDKNVWNGKNDLGNVLTEVRNTLSSEYAQADQRERRTNEGDTSD; this comes from the exons ATGTATTCGGAACTAAAAGGTAGATCATCGTATGGAATGTCGTTAAATAGGCACGCCTTTTCTTCTGATGAGGAATATAATGAAAATGGGGAATTTAACAAGAAACAAGCGCATGCGAAAACGTACAACGCCTCATCGCGAGAAGGCGATCAAGAAAGTTCGGGGAATTGGCAAAGCAGAGCCTATGTAGAAAACTTCGATGGAGATGATGAAATCGAAGACGAGTTTCCTGAAGATGTTTCGTCTCAAAAACGAGATCACAAAATAGCATGCGAAACATTTGTGTACTTCAGTAAGAGCAGTGACATTTATAGTCAATGGTATGCATCTAAATTTACAATTGATGATCAGGAATTCAACTGCGGTCAGCAGTTTATGACGTACAGGAAAGCAG TTCTCTTCGAAGATTTAGAAATTGCGGGCGAGGTACTAAAATGTACAGATCCAGGAAGGATCAGAGAGATTGGAAAGAAAGTAAAAGGATTTGACCTAAACACATGGAAGcaaaattgtatacaaattgcTAAAGAAGGAAACAGAGCAAAG ttttcccAAAATAAGAAAATACTGGAAGAGCTAATCGCCACACATCCCAAAATTTTGGTTGAAGCGAGCCCTTCTAACAAAACATGGGGTATAGGACTGAAAGAAACCTCGCCTCGTGCATGGGACGAATCTACCTGGAAGGGAAAAAACTACTTAGGATATGTTTTGACGGAGGTCAGAGATGACATTTTGGTTGAACGTGGCACAATTGACGGAAGAGGTAGAAAA aTGTATACTGATAAGCTGTCGAAAGATGCTGCCAATCCAAATACGAGAGAGAGAAGGGGCACAAGAGGTCATAAATACGACAGTAACAAACATGAAAACTACTTATATTTTGAGAGTGGAATTTACTCTATGAGCCGTAGGTCCGACTTCTGGTCTGATGGTCAAATATTTCGGAGTGTGCAACAGTATCTGATGTTCAAGAAAGCAg AATTGTTCAAAGACTTTGAGAAAGCGGAGGAGATTTTAACAAGTGTAGATCCTAAGTTTTTACAACAAAAGGGAAGAGAAGTAAAAGGATTCAAAGAGGACGTATGGAAAAGTCACCGCCTCCAGATTGCAAAAGATGGAAATATGGCTAAG TTTTCACAGAATGAAGACTTGCGAAGCCAGATTATCTTAACACATCCAAAGAAGTTTGTGATGGCAAGTCCCATCGGTAAGATATGGGGAATAGGGCTTGCGGAGCAAGACCCAAAGTCTAGAGACAAAAATGTATGGAACGGAAAAAATGACTTAGGAAATGTTTTGACAGAAGTGCGAAATACACTTAGTAGTGAATATGCCCAGGCAGACCAGAG